The Reinekea forsetii genome contains the following window.
CGACCCTTTGGTGACTGCCAAATGGCAATCATTCCTAGCCCAGGAAAAAGATATCATGGTGGTCGCCATGGTCATGAGCGATCGCAAGCAATTGGCGAAAATTCCTGATTTTTGTCGGCAAATGGCGCCACATCGTGGTGGTATCGCCAAGCCGGTGCGGAGCATGGTGGTGGGCATTCCGAATGTCGGTAAGTCGACCCTGATCAACGGTTTGGCGGGCAAAAAGGTTGCTCGAGTCGGCGACGAACCGGCCGTCACGCGCAATCAACAACGCATTCAGATTTCTAATGATTTTACCCTGATGGATACGCCGGGAATTATGTGGCCTTCCCCTGAAAGCGAACTGGGTGGTTATCGATTGGCCGCCAGCGGCGCCATTCGAGATACTGCGGTGGAATATGAGGACATAGCGCTGTTCGCCGTGGATTATTTGATTCAGCGTTATCCGGAAGCCCTGATTGGTCGTTATAAACTGGCCTCGGTGCCCGATACCGCGACGGCCTGCATGGAAGCGATCGCGCGCAGTCGCGCCTGCGTTCGAGGCCGCGAGGTCGATTGGCACAAGGTTAGCGAAGTCGTGCTTAAGGATTTACGTTCTGGCGCTCTAGGTCAAATCAGTCTGGAAGAACCAGACCAAGAGTTTATCTATAGAGACTTGCTCGACGAATAGACCCACTTGCCGGAACTGCTTATTCCTCCGTTAAACGGCGGATATGCAGTTCCGCGCTTTCGGCCAAGGCGGCCAAGTGGTAGCCCCCCTCAAGTACCGACACAATGCGGCCGGCGCACAGTTCATTGGCCAGCGTCACAATCGCGTCGGTGAGCCAGTAAAAATCCTCGCTCTGCCAATTAGTCTGACTCATCGGGTCTTTAGTGTGCGCATCAAAACCGGCGGAAATAAATATCATCTCCGGTTGGTGGGCCACCAAGGCCGGACGCCATTGTTCCTGCCAGGCCAGTTTGACATCGCGAAAGTCTGAGTAGGCCACCATTGGCGTGAGATGAATATGGGGATGCTCGGCGGCCCAATGGCTATTGGGATAAAAGGGGTGTTGGAAGCTGGTAAAGATCGCCACGTCGGGACGGTTTTGAAACATTTCAATGGTGCCATTACACTGATGAACATCGAAGTCGATGATCGCCACTTTTTTTAAGCCATGATGTTTAATAGCGTGTTCGACGGCGATGGCCACGTTGTTAAAAAAACAAAAGCCCATAGTTACATTCGGTTCGGCATGGTGTCCCGGCGGACGCACCGCGCAAAAGGCGCGATCGAATTCACCATTCAGAATGCCATCGACCGCCTGCACGCCCGC
Protein-coding sequences here:
- the ylqF gene encoding ribosome biogenesis GTPase YlqF, whose amino-acid sequence is MAKINWFPGHMAKARRQISEIIPKIDVVIEILDARIPHSSMNPILTKIRRDKPVLRLLSKADLADPLVTAKWQSFLAQEKDIMVVAMVMSDRKQLAKIPDFCRQMAPHRGGIAKPVRSMVVGIPNVGKSTLINGLAGKKVARVGDEPAVTRNQQRIQISNDFTLMDTPGIMWPSPESELGGYRLAASGAIRDTAVEYEDIALFAVDYLIQRYPEALIGRYKLASVPDTATACMEAIARSRACVRGREVDWHKVSEVVLKDLRSGALGQISLEEPDQEFIYRDLLDE
- a CDS encoding histone deacetylase family protein, giving the protein MTKTALIFHEHCELHDMGEDHPESPRRTQAIREQLIKTGLMPDLVQLRAEQASTEQVLRVHHQTYVEQLDRISPKQGLVQADPDTLIGPYTWEASYRAAGAGVQAVDGILNGEFDRAFCAVRPPGHHAEPNVTMGFCFFNNVAIAVEHAIKHHGLKKVAIIDFDVHQCNGTIEMFQNRPDVAIFTSFQHPFYPNSHWAAEHPHIHLTPMVAYSDFRDVKLAWQEQWRPALVAHQPEMIFISAGFDAHTKDPMSQTNWQSEDFYWLTDAIVTLANELCAGRIVSVLEGGYHLAALAESAELHIRRLTEE